The DNA region CCGGTGATGGATCACCGGGACAGTGATCGACCACGACGGAGTCGATCGGCATCGAATCCCAGGTGGCGGCCATGGGATCGGTGAGAAGCCACGCGGCGTCTCGTCCCGCCTCGGGCGCTCGCGTGCCGTGCCACGCGCTATCGGGGTAGATCAGGTCGGAATCGGCCACGGCGCACGGGACCGCCGCACCGACGCCGCGACGCAGCGCAAGCGACGTCGTGGACGTGACTGCGACGTCGCTGATCCCGGCGTCGCCGAGTTCTCGCTCGAGGAGGCGTCCGAGCGACAGCGTGGTCCGGTCGACCGTGAGTCCGCTGGTGGCCCTGGTGGTGACATGCGCAACGTGCCGCAGCAGGTCGATGGTGATCGACGCGACGATCGCGAGCACGACCAGGGAGATCATCAGCTCGATGAGCGTGAATCCCCGCCTCATGGGCCGCACCGCCACACGACGTTCAGCGACGGCCGGTCGGCGGTCGCCGGCAGGATCGCAACGCCGGTGTCGGGATCCGCCGCCGTGACGCACGCCGGCGCCGTCTCCGCTCGGCGGTACTCCGCCCAGCGTGCTGCGTCCGCCGCTGCACCGGCGCGGGCGTGACGGTCGAAGCGTTCGACGGCGAGCGCGGTCGCGAGGGCCGCAGCTCCGATGCATTCGAGCAGCACGAGGGCGATGATCAATTCGACGAGCGAATCGCCGCGGCGAGTCAGCAGACGCACAGACGCCTCCGGGAATGGAGGCGGTATGAAAGAGGATCAACGCGGCGATCGCGGAACAATCCGACGCCGCACGGCGCCAGGAAAAGCAACAAGGGGCCTCGACGTCGCCGTCGAGACCCCTCGTCGAGATCAGGAGTTGATCAGGTCACGG from Gemmatimonadales bacterium includes:
- a CDS encoding prepilin-type N-terminal cleavage/methylation domain-containing protein, whose product is MRRGFTLIELMISLVVLAIVASITIDLLRHVAHVTTRATSGLTVDRTTLSLGRLLERELGDAGISDVAVTSTTSLALRRGVGAAVPCAVADSDLIYPDSAWHGTRAPEAGRDAAWLLTDPMAATWDSMPIDSVVVDHCPGDPSPATRLVVRGPADGTIFVRAIEPVELRIYSSGAYDWLGLLPQDHSSSVQPFAGPLAPRSGSIELRIPALAATIRPDGEDSTITVFPLGPP